The Malassezia restricta chromosome VI, complete sequence genome segment CTCGGCCGTCACATacatgccgagctcgtccgTCGCGTCGGCGTACGCGAGGATGCagtgcagctgcgcgcgcacatcgtGCGCGAGGTGATCGGTCGTGCGGCGTCCGCTGCCGGGCGCGCGCAGGAGCGTCGTGTGgatgagcgtgtgcagaTACGTCCGGTGGATCTCGATGAGGTGGTCCAGGTCGGTCGGCGGCGACacgagcaggtcgtgctcgaggcgctgccaCGCATGCGAGAGCCCCTCGAGCTCGCTAAAGCTCtgcagctggcgcacaAAGTGCACCATCTCGCACAggtgcgcgtgcgtcgcgcgcagctggaGCAAGAGGGGCTGGCCGAGCGCTCGGCGGTGCCGACTGCGCGCGACTTCCTTCTGCACActcagcagctgcgtccATGCGGTGCTGATGCgcgacgcgacgcgctggatgTGCCACAGGTAGTGGAACAGGAGCTGGTAGCCGGCCATCGCGgacgcatcgagcacggcgTTCACGGGCGAGTCGACACGGTACTCGAGCGTGAACGTGTCCCAGCCCGTGTCGCCCGGCCCAAACTCGAGGCTGCGCGCGtccaggcggcgcaggatCTCGGGGTCCTCGTACTGCGCACTCGACGCGCGGAtcgccgtctcgagcgccgcgctcagATTGTGCTGGTacagcgtcgacgccggGCGCGAGAGACTCGGCCCGAGCGTCTGGAGAAGCGCATCGGCAAAGTCGCCCTGCGCGAGCAGCAGATAGGACTTGAGCGCCCGCAGATGATCAAAGAGGCGGAACGCCCGCAGCATGCGCGTGCACAGCTGGCCACTCGCGAGCGCAAATTCGGCGTCAatcgcatgctcgaggccgGCCATGTCCGAGTACCGCAGCTCGCGCCGGTggcgcgacggcgcgctgcCTTCGAGGCAGCACTCGCGCAGGAAGTGCAGGCTCTTGCCGGTCGAGAAGATCTTGCGCGCAAAGTGCTCGCTCAAAAAGGTCGGCAGCATATCGCGGCTCAGCACGAAGCGATGGTGCCACACGTCGGCGGCATCCACGCCCTGCTCGGACGTGACGACGAGatcgtcgacgacgtgcggcCGCTCGGCGGGCGCCGtcgcacgccgcacgaaAAACTCGCTGAACGGATCGTCCAGCTCGCCGTAGTACAGCCACCGCGACAGCGTATGGAAAAACGGCCGCGACACATGATCCAGCATCGCCGCCGTGTACCGCCGAATGAACGGGTGGCCGGTGAGGGTGTACGTGTGTATCGTCGACACAAGCGCGCCTCCATGCGCGTGCTCGCAGCTGGCCACGATCGTGCTCATCAGGCGCATCCGCATCACAGGCTCGTGCGTGCAGGAcgcgagacgctgcagcgtcaGCGGccggccgccgtcgccttCCACCTGCGCGTGCCAGGTGCGATCCCACGCCGACACGAGCTCGCAGTGTGCGTGCAGCTCGTTCGCGAGAAAGTAGCACAGACTCTGTGCGGCCAGGTGCAGCGAGGCCTTCGTCTGCTGCGTCTCGTCGACGTagcgctgcacgcgctcgtacAACTGCCCCAGCTCCGCGAGTCGGTGGatcagcgcgcgcgtcggcggcgcaaTCATGCCATACTGCTCGTCAAAGTCGAGGCGCATGTCCATGTGCGCCGGCCGCGACCCGTCGTCGGACGGCAGCTGCCACTCGTGGCGCCACCGGACATGCGTGCCCGACATGCCCTGGAACAGGTacagcacatcgcgcacgagctcgtgctCCGGCACAAGCGACACGCCctgccgcgcacgcagccTCGTCAGCAGCTCCGCGCGCGGGACACGCACGTCCTGCACGTCGCTCACACGCACCACAGCGGCCATGTCAacagccgccgccgcaccgctcgacgcgcgtccaCCGCGTGCAATGCCACGTGGCCCCacgtgcgtgcgtggcggtCCGGGGACGGTCAAGCTTGGCTCGTGATCCGCGCGTCGATCGGGATGCTACGATCGCCGCGAGCCCGCGGGCCGGCGGAGCAGCGCCTCACACTCACATCGCCGATGAATCAGATAGGCGTGCTGGGGCGCAGtacgcacgcacgagcgccacccgcgccgacgcagcccgcctcgctcgccgaactcgatgcgcaagtggccgagctgcgtcacgagctgcgcttctccagcgccgtgccgatCTCCCACTGGATCCGGTGCGCGGACACGTTCAAGCGCCAAGCGGACCAGCACCATAATGCGAGCGATCTGGACATGCAGTACTTGTGCCTCGCCAAGTGCGATAAGCTCCTGAACGAGCTCATGCCACGAGAGCATGCCGGCTGGCACAAGCTCGatcgcgagacgcgcgccCAGTGCAGGCGACATGCCGCGCTCATTCACGAACTCGTATGGCTGACGCGCGATgccctgctcgaggcgcgtggcggcgccgctccCGCGACGCACCCGCCCGtctcgccctcgtcgcacgccgcgacaccgacgcgctcgtcctTCCGCcaggcgtcgcgcgcctccAAGCACGTATCGTtcgccgaggcgccgccgtcggcgCGAACAGCGCCATGGTCGCCCACGCACGCTGTGCCTACGACATGGGCCGCACCCACGCTGCCTCTCTCACCGCCGCTCTCGCTCGCCGGCCAGCCGCCGCCCTGGTCACCACCGCTCACATGCCCGCCGCTCTCGCCGCCTCCTACCTCGCCTGtggcgcagccgccgcgtATACCCTCTCCacgcccacggcgccttcgtcggcggccgAGTGAGCGCCTGTTTCTCACGGCCGATCCGCCGGTGTCGCTGCCCGTAGCTCGAGGGGTACCTCGTCATGGTCTATCATGTACTCTAGGATAAAAAGGTAGTCGATCGCTTCGCCGTGCCTCGGATCCACGCCTGGTAGCAGTCAAAGTCACACGGCGATCCGTCCGGCGCGACGAACGTCGCGCCCTGGCAGGGCCGACCACACCGCGTGCACACGAAGCACTCGGGATGCCAtacggcgcgcagcgcctgtaTGTGCTCGTCGCCCACGACCTTCTTGCACGCCTGGCACCGCGGCCGATGACACGCCTCGCAGTACGCATGTCGGCCATGCACATAGAACGGACGACTGTGCTCCGTCACGCTCGTGTTGCCGTCCTTTTGCTCGACGAACGGATCGCCGCAGTTCGCGCAGAAAAAGTGCGCCTCGTGGTACGTCCGTGGCTCGCCAAAGGCATCGACCGTGACGAACCGCTCGTCCACAATCGGCGTCTGGCAGTAGAAGCACCGCCGCGAAAACAGCTCGTGAAAGTCAAGGTGGCAGTATGGCTCGCCCTCGTGCTCATAGAACGATACATGCTCCAGAGGCGTCGCACAGTGCGCACACGTAAAGCAccgcgcatgccatgccttGCCCATCGCATGCACCATGTACCCGCCGATCCAGCGGCCGCACCGGTGGCACATGGCATGAACGCCCTGAGACAcgggcggcacgggcggcatCGCCGCATCTCGCTCAGCGGCcgaggagctcgaggcatgctgcgccacgaccgCCCCATCACTGGTGGCGACACTGGGCGCCGAAGACGACGTCGGATCCATCATGTCGTCCGTCATGACCTCGCCATCGACCATCAGCAGCGGGactggcacaggcgcggCCTCACGAGGTACGGGCTGCGGTCCGCGCGGGGAAGGCACGCGAGCTGGTAGCCCGGCCTTCGAAGGAGAgctcggcgcggcaggcgacatgctcggcggtggcggcagcggcgacgTGGTCCTGTGCGGGGTATCTAGAGGAATCGTAGGAAGCGGCCGCGCCCCTGGACGCGGCAGGGGCCGCGTGGGCGACGTCGGTAGCGGCCGCTTCCGTGGGGTCTTGAACGGCGACGTATGTGGCGAAAgcggcttgggcggcacCGTGGGCGGTGGCGTCTCGAATCGAGgcggcgtcgcaggcaTGCCATGCCGTATCGGAGACGACAGGCCATACGGAAATAGGTCATGCGCACTGGGCGAGgccacgacatggccgGCCGGCTGAGGCAGCGGCCGCTGCGTCACTGACATGCCGTGAGCCAACACGCCCAgcctccagcgcctgccaGAGCGACGCGTGACGGTGtcgcatcacgtgataccAAGGAAAGCCCCAgggtcggcggcggcgggcgagGCTCCTCCTTCTCACCTCGCTTTTCGCGCGAACGATGCACACGACGTTGCGCTTGTGTGTATctcggcgagcgcagcgcctgatgcggcgcgcgaagGATGAAAATATGCGTCATGCCGTGTCGCTCTACCACCTGACGCCGAGTTTTTACCCCACGAATGTGTCGGGGGACAAGGACCCTGTGCTGGAGAACGAGGTGACAGAGAGCATCCTCGGCCCCTTTTACAATGGCCGCTCGGGCCGTCCGTTTGTTCAGTTCACGACGGTGCATGAGCTCTTGCTGCGGCAGCGCCGAGAACATCTGCACAACCGTCGTGATACCATGGGCGAAATGACAGACATGTACGAGAGCACCGTCTTGCCGGGCTCCTTATCGCATGCTTCGATGCTGCAGGATTCTACGAATGCCCGCTCTCACTTTGTCAAGCAGCCGGCCTCATACcccacgcgccgcgcccgtGATACGGCCGGTCACGGTGATCTGTACGCGATGGACGAGCTCTCCGTGCGCAGTGCCCAGGTTCGTGATGCCCTGTACGGCACCGTCGCGGGCGAACTTCCAGGTCTCGAGATTGTGCGTGAGCACGAGCGGGCATGGGATGCGGAAAAAGAGTCTTCATAGACACCAACGAGCTAGCGATCCACGTCTCCGAGAACCATATTGAGGCAGACCTCGTCAGCCCTTGTCTAGCATGCCCTTCATAGGTGCATAAGAAACATGATTCACCATCGTCCGCGCCAATGGTTTAGTGGTAAAATACAGCTTTGCCATGAGGATTAGCTGTGCCGGGGGTTCGATTCCCCCTTGGCGCAACGTTTTTGCCTGCCCACAGGGCAGGCACGTGTCGCCCCCTGCCCTCGTCCGGTCggtgcgcgacgcgcgtccttTTTGCAGTTTTCCCTGTGGGCGCGATGAGCGGCGCAAGTACCGGCCCCATCCTGCCGGTGATCAACGTCCCGGTGCGGTATGAGGAGGAGCGAGACAAGATCCAAGATTTTCTGCAGCATTTCAAGGCGCCCCTAGACCAAGTGCCGCCACTCTCGGACGTCGGCACGACACaggcatcgtcgatgccaGACGAGACACGGGCGATGGATATCGAGGAagacgcggcgccggacgcCATGGTGAACAAGTATATGATACAGTTGCAGCGCATAGCGAATCGTGATCAAGAAATGATCGTGATTGAGCTGGACGATATCGCGCAGTTCTCGTCCACGTCGGGCTTCGTGGGAGGCGCGCTCGTAGCGTCGATCCAGGCCAATACCAAGCGCTATGTGAATTTGTTCTGTGACGTGATCGATCGCATCATGCCGGACCCTAGTCGTGATATCTCGGACAaggacgacgtgctggacgTGATTCGGCACCAGCGTCTGGAACGCAATGCCCTGAACGAGCAGCACGAGGAGAGTATGGGCGAAGTGGCAGAGACGTTCCCACCGACCTTGCTGCGGCGATACATGCTGTATATACGGCCACtttcgcgctcgacgccgtcgctggcgGTTCGATCGATTCGCGGCGCGCATCTCGGCAAGTTGTTGagtgtgcgtggcgtcgtgACGCGCATTTCGGATGTGCGTCCATCGATCCTCGTGGATGCGTATGCGTGCGATGTGTGTGGTGCCGAAGTGTTCCAGGAGGTCACGGGGCAGCAGTACATGCCGCTGACGTTTTGTTCGAGCCGCGTGTGTGCGACGAACAaggcgcgagcgccgctgTACCCCCAGGTCCGGGCGAGCAAGTTTTTGGCGTACCAGGAAATTCGCATCCAAGAAATGACGGACCAGGTGCCGGTGGGCCACATTCCACGGTCGATGAGTGTGCACTTGTATGGCCGCCTGACGCGGCAGGTGAGTCCGGGGGATATTGTGCAGGTGGGCGGCATCTTTTTGCCGCAGCCCTACACGGGCTTTCGGGGCATTCGCGCGGGTCTGTTGACGGACACgttcctcgaggcgcaATCGATCCAGCAGTTGAAAAAGACGTACGAGGCGATGGAGCCGACGCCTGAGATCGAGGCggagctcgatgcgctgcggGCCGATCCGTCGCTGTACCACCGGCTTGCCTCGAGTATTGCGCCCGAGATCTACGGCCACGAGGACATCAAAAAGgtcctgctgctgctgctggtggGCGGCTGTCACAAGACCATGGGCGACGGCCTCAAGATTCGTGGTGACTTGAACGTGTGCCTGATGGGAGATCCTGGTGTGGCCAAGTCGCAGTTGCTGAAATACATTGCCAAGGTGGCGCCGCGGGGGCTGTACACGACTGGCCGCGGCTCGTCGGGCGCGGGTCTGACGGCtgctgtgctgcgcgacCCAGTGACGGATGAGATGGTGTTGGAGGGGGGTGCGTTGGTGCTGGCCGACAATGGCATAGCGTGCATTGACGAATTTGACAAGATGGAGGAGTCGGACCGCACGGCGATCCACGAGGTCATGGAGCAGCAGACGATTTCGATTTCCAAGGCGGGCATCAACACGACGCTGAATGCGCGAACGTCGATCTTGGCGGCGGCGAACCCGCTGTATGGCCGCTACAATCCACGGGTCTCGCCTGTGGACAATATCAATTtgccggcggcgctgttGAGCCGTTTTGATATCCTGTACCTGATCCTGGACACGCCGTCGCgagacgacgacgagcgcctggcggAGCACGTCACCTATGTCCACATGTACAACGCGCCGCCCGTCCAGGCGCAGGATGTGGTGCCGCCGCATGTCCTGCGGCACTTtttggcggcggcgcggcagtGTCGTCCGACGATCCCGCGTGCCGTCTCCGACTTTCTCGTGAATGCGTACGTCCagatgcgtgcgcagcacaagcacgacgaggagcgTGACGAGGCCTTTACGTATACGTCGGCccgcacgctgctgggcatggTGCGCCTGTCCCAGGCCCTGGCTCGGCTGCGCTTTGCGGATGTGGTCGAGACGTCCGATGTcgaagaggcgctgcgcctgaTGGACGTGAGCAAGGCGTCTCTGTACACGTCTGCGCGCCGGCGTGGCGATCTCTCGTCGCGCGACCAGAGCTATGTGTCCAAGATCTTTCGGCTGCTTCGCGATATGGCCGTGCAGTCGGGCCGTGATGATCCATCGCGCGCGAACGCCGCGGGCCTCG includes the following:
- a CDS encoding gamma-tubulin complex component 3 codes for the protein MAAVVRVSDVQDVRVPRAELLTRLRARQGVSLVPEHELVRDVLYLFQGMSGTHVRWRHEWQLPSDDGSRPAHMDMRLDFDEQYGMIAPPTRALIHRLAELGQLYERVQRYVDETQQTKASLHLAAQSLCYFLANELHAHCELVSAWDRTWHAQVEGDGGRPLTLQRLASCTHEPVMRMRLMSTIVASCEHAHGGALVSTIHTYTLTGHPFIRRYTAAMLDHVSRPFFHTLSRWLYYGELDDPFSEFFVRRATAPAERPHVVDDLVVTSEQGVDAADVWHHRFVLSRDMLPTFLSEHFARKIFSTGKSLHFLRECCLEGSAPSRHRRELRYSDMAGLEHAIDAEFALASGQLCTRMLRAFRLFDHLRALKSYLLLAQGDFADALLQTLGPSLSRPASTLYQHNLSAALETAIRASSAQYEDPEILRRLDARSLEFGPGDTGWDTFTLEYRVDSPVNAVLDASAMAGYQLLFHYLWHIQRVASRISTAWTQLLSVQKEVARSRHRRALGQPLLLQLRATHAHLCEMVHFVRQLQSFSELEGLSHAWQRLEHDLLVSPPTDLDHLIEIHRTYLHTLIHTTLLRAPGSGRRTTDHLAHDVRAQLHCILAYADATDELGMYVTAELARLASDATAPLAAAARTHAHVSQRLATHHTEFVERLHTMLAALERHPTLTVRDLARRWNFNAVYQRRS
- a CDS encoding endosome-associated ubiquitin isopeptidase (AmsH), with protein sequence MLRSPRARGPAEQRLTLTSPMNQIGVLGRSTHARAPPAPTQPASLAELDAQVAELRHELRFSSAVPISHWIRCADTFKRQADQHHNASDLDMQYLCLAKCDKLLNELMPREHAGWHKLDRETRAQCRRHAALIHELVWLTRDALLEARGGAAPATHPPVSPSSHAATPTRSSFRQASRASKHVSFAEAPPSARTAPWSPTHAVPTTWAAPTLPLSPPLSLAGQPPPWSPPLTCPPLSPPPTSPVAQPPRIPSPRPRRLRRRPSERLFLTADPPVSLPVARGVPRHGLSCTLG
- a CDS encoding paxillin, encoding MSVTQRPLPQPAGHVVASPSAHDLFPYGLSSPIRHGMPATPPRFETPPPTVPPKPLSPHTSPFKTPRKRPLPTSPTRPLPRPGARPLPTIPLDTPHRTTSPLPPPPSMSPAAPSSPSKAGLPARVPSPRGPQPVPREAAPVPVPLLMVDGEVMTDDMMDPTSSSAPSVATSDGAVVAQHASSSSAAERDAAMPPVPPVSQGVHAMCHRCGRWIGGYMVHAMGKAWHARCFTCAHCATPLEHVSFYEHEGEPYCHLDFHELFSRRCFYCQTPIVDERFVTVDAFGEPRTYHEAHFFCANCGDPFVEQKDGNTSVTEHSRPFYVHGRHAYCEACHRPRCQACKKVVGDEHIQALRAVWHPECFVCTRCGRPCQGATFVAPDGSPCDFDCYQAWIRGTAKRSTTFLS
- a CDS encoding DNA replication licensing factor MCM7, coding for MSGASTGPILPVINVPVRYEEERDKIQDFLQHFKAPLDQVPPLSDVGTTQASSMPDETRAMDIEEDAAPDAMVNKYMIQLQRIANRDQEMIVIELDDIAQFSSTSGFVGGALVASIQANTKRYVNLFCDVIDRIMPDPSRDISDKDDVLDVIRHQRLERNALNEQHEESMGEVAETFPPTLLRRYMLYIRPLSRSTPSLAVRSIRGAHLGKLLSVRGVVTRISDVRPSILVDAYACDVCGAEVFQEVTGQQYMPLTFCSSRVCATNKARAPLYPQVRASKFLAYQEIRIQEMTDQVPVGHIPRSMSVHLYGRLTRQVSPGDIVQVGGIFLPQPYTGFRGIRAGLLTDTFLEAQSIQQLKKTYEAMEPTPEIEAELDALRADPSLYHRLASSIAPEIYGHEDIKKVLLLLLVGGCHKTMGDGLKIRGDLNVCLMGDPGVAKSQLLKYIAKVAPRGLYTTGRGSSGAGLTAAVLRDPVTDEMVLEGGALVLADNGIACIDEFDKMEESDRTAIHEVMEQQTISISKAGINTTLNARTSILAAANPLYGRYNPRVSPVDNINLPAALLSRFDILYLILDTPSRDDDERLAEHVTYVHMYNAPPVQAQDVVPPHVLRHFLAAARQCRPTIPRAVSDFLVNAYVQMRAQHKHDEERDEAFTYTSARTLLGMVRLSQALARLRFADVVETSDVEEALRLMDVSKASLYTSARRRGDLSSRDQSYVSKIFRLLRDMAVQSGRDDPSRANAAGLGELALSDVRARAIAAGWVEDQLHETLLEYSSLNVLHVVGQRIVFA